The Pantoea nemavictus genome includes a region encoding these proteins:
- the cyoA gene encoding cytochrome o ubiquinol oxidase subunit II has protein sequence MRLSKYNKSLGILSLIAGAVLLSGCDSALLNPKGQIALEQRSLILTAFGLMMIVVIPAVFMAVFFAWKYRATNTNATYSPNWSHSNKVEAVVWTIPILIIIFLGVLTWKSTHALEPSKPLVSDVKPVEIDVVALDWKWLFIYPEQGIATVNQIAFPANTPVNFKITSNSVMNSFFIPTLGSQIYAMAGMQTKLHLIANEPGTFDGISANFSGRGFSGMKFKAIATKDDAEFQQWVAKVKAAPNALNTMDDFEKLATPSENHPVEYFSTTNPELFKQVIDKFKMSHGKMDMPQHEGMDMSHAASAGAEE, from the coding sequence ATGAGACTCAGTAAATACAATAAAAGTTTGGGGATTTTGTCATTAATTGCAGGCGCTGTATTACTCAGTGGCTGCGATAGTGCGTTGTTAAATCCCAAAGGACAGATTGCACTGGAGCAACGTTCGTTGATTCTGACAGCTTTTGGCTTGATGATGATCGTCGTTATCCCGGCAGTCTTCATGGCAGTATTTTTTGCCTGGAAATATCGGGCAACCAATACTAATGCAACCTATAGCCCTAACTGGTCACACTCGAACAAAGTGGAAGCCGTGGTCTGGACCATTCCGATCCTGATCATTATCTTCCTCGGCGTTTTGACCTGGAAATCAACCCACGCGCTGGAGCCGAGCAAACCGCTGGTTTCTGACGTTAAACCGGTTGAGATCGATGTAGTGGCGCTGGACTGGAAATGGCTGTTCATTTACCCGGAACAGGGTATTGCCACCGTTAACCAGATTGCCTTCCCGGCAAATACTCCGGTGAACTTCAAGATCACCTCCAACTCCGTGATGAACTCCTTCTTTATTCCTACTCTCGGCAGCCAGATTTATGCAATGGCCGGTATGCAGACCAAACTGCATCTGATCGCCAACGAGCCAGGAACATTTGACGGTATCTCTGCGAACTTCAGTGGTCGTGGTTTCTCTGGTATGAAATTCAAAGCCATTGCAACTAAAGACGATGCGGAATTCCAGCAGTGGGTTGCCAAAGTTAAAGCGGCACCTAACGCGCTGAACACCATGGATGATTTCGAGAAACTGGCTACGCCAAGCGAAAATCACCCGGTGGAATATTTCTCTACGACGAATCCAGAACTGTTCAAGCAAGTTATTGATAAGTTCAAGATGAGCCACGGGAAGATGGACATGCCACAGCATGAAGGTATGGACATGAGTCACGCCGCTTCCGCGGGAGCCGAGGAATAA
- a CDS encoding lipoprotein: MLKKLLFPLLAAFILAGCASNNTTLDIQPKIQLPQQDPSLMGVTISVNGADQRSDQALAKVNRDGQLITLTPSRDLRFLLQEVLEKQMTSRGYMIGPSGAVDLQIVVNGLYADVTQGNVRYSITTKADISIIATAKNGNKQVKNYRQTYSVEGAFTATNAKITNAVNSTLSDVIADMAQDTSVHNFIKQNAR; encoded by the coding sequence ATGTTGAAAAAACTGTTATTCCCTCTGCTGGCTGCTTTTATTTTGGCCGGCTGTGCCAGCAACAACACCACGTTGGATATTCAACCGAAGATTCAACTGCCGCAGCAAGATCCAAGTCTGATGGGCGTTACCATCAGTGTTAACGGTGCCGATCAACGTTCCGATCAGGCGCTGGCGAAAGTCAACCGCGATGGTCAACTGATTACGCTGACGCCTTCACGCGACCTGCGCTTCCTGCTGCAGGAAGTGTTGGAGAAGCAGATGACGTCACGCGGTTATATGATCGGCCCAAGCGGTGCGGTAGATCTGCAAATTGTGGTGAACGGTCTATATGCTGATGTAACACAGGGCAACGTGCGCTATAGCATTACGACTAAAGCCGATATCTCCATCATCGCTACCGCGAAAAACGGCAACAAGCAGGTGAAAAACTATCGCCAGACTTACAGCGTAGAAGGTGCGTTTACCGCTACCAACGCGAAGATCACCAACGCGGTTAACTCAACGCTGAGTGACGTGATTGCTGATATGGCGCAGGACACCAGCGTTCACAACTTCATTAAGCAGAACGCCCGCTAA
- the bolA gene encoding transcriptional regulator BolA has translation MMIREQIEEKLRNAFEPAHLEVHDESYRHNVPAGSESHFKVVIVSDRFTGQRFLQRHRAIYGELAAELAGSVHALALHTYTQKEWDGLQDTVLASPNCRGAGTLA, from the coding sequence ATCATGATTCGCGAACAAATAGAAGAAAAGTTGCGTAACGCTTTCGAGCCTGCACATCTTGAAGTGCATGATGAAAGCTACCGTCATAACGTGCCCGCCGGTTCTGAAAGTCACTTTAAAGTGGTGATTGTCAGCGATCGATTTACCGGTCAGCGCTTTCTGCAACGCCATCGCGCCATTTATGGTGAACTGGCAGCCGAGTTAGCGGGCAGCGTACACGCGCTGGCACTGCATACTTACACGCAAAAAGAGTGGGATGGATTGCAGGATACGGTTCTGGCCTCACCCAATTGTCGCGGTGCAGGAACCCTTGCCTGA
- the tig gene encoding trigger factor — translation MTVSVETTQGLGRRISITVAADSIESAVKKELVEVAKKVRIDGFRKGKVPAHIISQRYGASVRQDVLGELMTRNFVDAIIKEKINPAGAPNYVPGEYKEGEDFTYAVEFEVYPEVELKGLDAIEVEKPVVEVTDADVDTMLETLQKQQATWKESDAAATAEDRATIDFSGSVDGEEFEGGKASDFVLAMGQGRMIPGFEEGVVGHKAGETFTIDVKFPDDYHAENLKGKDAKFEIVLKKVETRELPELTEEFIKRFGVEDGSIAGLRAEVRKNMDRELKGAIRNRVKTQAIDGLVNANDIDVPVALIDSEIDVLRRQAAQRFGGNEKQALELPRELFEEQAKRRVVVGLLLGEVIRINELQADEDRVKTLIEEMASAYEDPQEVIEFYSKNSELMNNMRNVALEEQAVEAVLAKAKVTDKATNFQELMNQTSAA, via the coding sequence ATGACAGTTTCAGTAGAAACCACTCAGGGTCTGGGCCGTCGCATTTCGATTACTGTTGCAGCTGACAGCATCGAGAGCGCAGTGAAGAAAGAACTGGTGGAAGTGGCTAAGAAAGTCCGTATCGACGGTTTCCGTAAAGGCAAAGTGCCGGCACACATCATTTCTCAGCGCTACGGTGCTTCTGTTCGCCAGGACGTGCTGGGCGAGCTGATGACGCGCAACTTCGTTGACGCCATCATCAAAGAGAAAATCAATCCGGCTGGCGCACCAAACTATGTGCCGGGCGAATATAAAGAAGGCGAAGATTTCACCTACGCGGTCGAGTTCGAAGTGTATCCAGAAGTTGAGCTGAAAGGCCTGGATGCTATCGAAGTCGAGAAGCCAGTAGTAGAAGTGACTGACGCTGACGTTGATACCATGCTGGAAACCCTGCAGAAGCAGCAGGCGACCTGGAAAGAGAGCGATGCTGCAGCGACTGCAGAAGATCGCGCAACCATCGACTTCAGCGGTTCTGTTGACGGCGAAGAGTTTGAAGGCGGCAAAGCCTCTGACTTCGTGCTGGCAATGGGCCAGGGTCGTATGATTCCAGGCTTCGAAGAGGGCGTTGTTGGCCATAAAGCCGGCGAAACCTTCACTATCGACGTGAAATTCCCAGACGATTACCACGCTGAAAACCTGAAAGGGAAAGACGCGAAGTTCGAAATCGTGCTGAAGAAAGTTGAAACCCGTGAGCTGCCAGAGCTGACAGAAGAGTTCATCAAGCGCTTTGGCGTGGAAGATGGTTCAATTGCCGGTCTGCGTGCTGAAGTGCGTAAGAACATGGATCGCGAGCTGAAAGGTGCTATCCGCAATCGCGTGAAGACTCAGGCAATCGACGGTCTGGTTAACGCCAACGACATCGATGTTCCGGTTGCGTTGATCGACAGCGAAATCGACGTTCTGCGCCGTCAGGCAGCACAGCGTTTTGGTGGCAACGAGAAGCAAGCGCTGGAACTGCCACGTGAACTGTTCGAAGAGCAGGCTAAACGTCGCGTAGTTGTTGGTCTGCTGTTGGGCGAAGTGATTCGCATCAACGAACTGCAGGCTGATGAAGATCGCGTTAAAACGCTGATCGAAGAGATGGCTTCTGCGTATGAAGATCCGCAGGAAGTGATTGAGTTCTACAGCAAAAACAGCGAGCTGATGAACAACATGCGCAACGTGGCTCTGGAAGAGCAAGCGGTTGAAGCAGTTCTGGCCAAAGCCAAAGTTACTGACAAAGCCACTAACTTCCAGGAACTGATGAACCAGACCTCAGCGGCCTGA
- the ampG gene encoding muropeptide MFS transporter AmpG, with amino-acid sequence MTSHYLRIFTQRNAAVLLLLGFASGLPLALTAGTLQAWMTVENVDLKTIGFFSLVGQAYVFKFLWSPMMDRYTPPFLGRRRGWLLVTQLALIGGIIAMGFMQPSRDLTLLAALAVLVAFCSASQDIVFDAWKTDVLPPEERGSGAAITVLGYRLAMLISGGLALWLADRYLGWQATYWLMALLMVPGLIATLLAKEPTMPAREPHSLRQAVTFPLKDFFQRNNAWLLITLIILYKLGDAFAASLTTTFLIRGVGFSAGDVGLVNKTLGLLATIIGALYGGVLMQRLSLFRALMIFGVLQAVSNFAYWLLAVTPPHLGSMASAVFIENLCGGMGTAAFVALLMTLCNKSFSATQFALLSALSAVGRVYVGPAAGWLVELWGWPAFYAFTVFAGVPGLLLLWLCRGTLHSIQQSGEFVMRSLWPQGYRWTVRLFSVGCGLLALWLLALALNASGVLPINALLTPMFEAGMAFALLAVALGVILDSLALRKMSPGNHR; translated from the coding sequence ATGACATCTCATTATCTGCGTATTTTTACCCAACGTAATGCGGCGGTATTGCTGCTGCTCGGTTTTGCCTCTGGCTTACCACTGGCGTTAACCGCCGGGACGTTACAGGCGTGGATGACGGTTGAGAACGTTGACCTGAAAACGATTGGTTTCTTCTCCCTTGTCGGCCAGGCTTACGTATTTAAGTTTCTGTGGTCGCCGATGATGGATCGCTATACGCCGCCGTTTCTTGGCCGGCGTCGCGGCTGGCTGCTGGTCACTCAGCTGGCACTGATTGGCGGCATTATTGCCATGGGCTTTATGCAACCCTCGCGTGACTTAACGCTGCTGGCGGCGTTGGCGGTTTTGGTGGCGTTCTGTTCGGCTTCGCAGGATATCGTGTTTGATGCCTGGAAAACCGACGTGCTACCGCCGGAAGAGCGCGGCAGCGGCGCGGCCATCACCGTGCTAGGTTATCGTCTGGCGATGCTGATTTCGGGCGGACTCGCGCTTTGGTTAGCGGATCGCTATCTCGGCTGGCAAGCCACGTACTGGCTGATGGCGCTGTTGATGGTGCCAGGGCTGATCGCGACATTACTGGCTAAAGAGCCGACAATGCCAGCGCGTGAACCACATTCATTACGTCAGGCAGTAACGTTCCCGCTTAAAGACTTCTTCCAGCGTAACAATGCCTGGCTGCTGATCACCCTGATTATCCTTTATAAGCTCGGCGATGCGTTTGCCGCTTCGCTCACCACCACATTCCTGATTCGCGGCGTGGGTTTCAGCGCCGGCGACGTCGGACTGGTCAACAAAACGCTCGGCTTGCTTGCTACGATTATTGGCGCGCTATATGGCGGCGTGCTGATGCAGCGCTTAAGTCTGTTCCGTGCATTAATGATTTTCGGCGTGCTACAAGCTGTCTCAAACTTTGCTTACTGGCTATTGGCCGTGACGCCTCCGCATCTTGGGAGTATGGCCAGCGCGGTCTTCATTGAAAACCTGTGCGGCGGTATGGGCACAGCGGCTTTTGTCGCCTTGTTAATGACACTGTGTAATAAATCCTTCTCCGCCACCCAGTTCGCGCTGCTCTCGGCCCTTTCGGCGGTAGGACGCGTTTACGTTGGCCCTGCAGCCGGTTGGCTGGTTGAGCTTTGGGGCTGGCCAGCTTTTTATGCCTTTACGGTATTTGCCGGTGTGCCGGGTTTGCTGCTGTTGTGGCTATGTCGCGGCACGTTACATAGCATCCAGCAAAGTGGTGAGTTTGTGATGCGCAGCTTATGGCCGCAAGGCTACCGCTGGACGGTACGTCTATTTAGTGTTGGCTGTGGCCTGCTGGCGTTATGGCTGCTGGCGTTGGCGCTTAATGCCAGCGGAGTTTTGCCAATCAACGCGCTGCTTACGCCGATGTTTGAAGCCGGCATGGCATTTGCCCTGTTGGCCGTTGCACTCGGCGTAATTTTGGACAGTTTGGCATTAAGAAAAATGTCGCCGGGCAATCACCGTTAA